A window of Ruminococcus champanellensis 18P13 = JCM 17042 contains these coding sequences:
- a CDS encoding phage tail spike protein — SGKITEELNGQYELEMTIPIHEHSGWQYAIEFNVIKVQGQPFRIYSKKTSMTERTVYARHIFYDLNGHFILSAHPTELNGQEALEWIMDHTYTNRGVAGTAPKPPFRVHSDITETRTAYYEKMSPTAALLGADNCFVNRWGGELRRDGYDIYINEHRGKQDAFRLRHGVNMLAVEESIDCSDYTPCVYWEATIRGVENAARGVAAYRQLTLPVQPMTFLKVTVDESITDDKEATNDALRQVQEYVAANCMPQVNYRVDVVDLRHMELYKDFVGLAAFNVGDIGTVYSEELGIWTTQQIVKQVMDAITGQVQSIELGSLRKSIVASTGKTVGTYQFEQQRAEEAAKNTYGYLGTMLYTYERLKNTTYAELAGKVMVKYD, encoded by the coding sequence GTCCGGGAAGATCACCGAAGAGCTGAACGGACAATATGAACTGGAAATGACCATCCCCATCCACGAGCACAGCGGCTGGCAGTATGCCATTGAGTTCAATGTCATCAAAGTGCAGGGGCAGCCCTTCCGGATCTATTCCAAGAAGACCAGCATGACGGAGCGGACGGTGTATGCTCGGCACATTTTTTACGATCTGAACGGACACTTCATCCTATCCGCCCATCCCACCGAATTGAACGGTCAGGAAGCCCTGGAGTGGATCATGGACCACACCTACACCAACCGGGGCGTGGCTGGCACCGCCCCCAAGCCGCCCTTCCGGGTGCATTCGGATATCACCGAAACGCGCACCGCCTATTACGAAAAAATGTCCCCCACGGCGGCACTGCTAGGGGCGGACAACTGTTTTGTGAATCGCTGGGGCGGAGAATTGCGCCGGGATGGATATGACATCTATATCAACGAGCACCGAGGCAAGCAGGACGCATTCCGGCTGCGACACGGGGTGAACATGTTGGCGGTGGAAGAATCCATTGACTGTAGTGACTATACCCCATGTGTCTATTGGGAGGCCACCATCCGGGGCGTTGAGAATGCAGCCAGGGGCGTTGCCGCATACCGGCAGCTGACCCTTCCGGTGCAGCCCATGACGTTCCTGAAGGTGACCGTGGACGAATCCATTACGGACGACAAAGAAGCTACCAACGACGCCCTGCGGCAGGTGCAGGAGTATGTGGCGGCAAATTGCATGCCCCAGGTGAACTACCGGGTGGATGTGGTGGATCTTCGACATATGGAGCTGTACAAGGATTTTGTGGGGCTGGCAGCATTCAATGTTGGTGACATCGGCACGGTGTATTCGGAGGAATTGGGCATCTGGACAACGCAACAGATTGTAAAGCAGGTCATGGATGCAATCACCGGCCAGGTGCAGTCCATTGAATTGGGCAGTCTGCGGAAGTCCATTGTTGCAAGCACCGGCAAGACCGTGGGCACCTACCAATTCGAGCAGCAGCGGGCTGAAGAAGCGGCGAAGAACACCTACGGCTATCTGGGCACCATGCTGTACACCTATGAACGATTGAAAAATACGACGTACGCAGAACTTGCGGGAAAGGTGATGGTGAAATATGATTGA